The Raphanus sativus cultivar WK10039 chromosome 6, ASM80110v3, whole genome shotgun sequence sequence TACATGACTGAAGAAGTGAAAGAACaatgaaactgaaatatatacaacagttttttttttggaaaggtAAAGATTACATTAAAACATATGGGAAATGGCTACAAACAAGCTTACACCTACTCTTATTCGATTTTTTGTTTACATTCCAGAATTAGTAAAGCAACCTAGTCGTGTCTATATGGCGAGTCTTTGCACTTGGCTTGGTTCAGTCGTCATCAGAATCATCCCGGCTCCTGTTCATGAGAATCTACAGATCCTGAATAGCTTCATTATTTCTTCTATCTGGGGAAAGTCATCAGACGTCTGACTCTTTATACATAAAtcattcaacaaaaaaataaataaatcattcaACAAAGTTCACAGCTTTAGTTTAACTAACAACTCACCCAAACGCCGGTTGGTTGATTCTTCGAGTAGTATGCACCTTTACCCTTCCTCATCCTCGGAGTGAGACTCAGCATTCGAAGTCGTCTCGGTCTTAGTCTCAATCAATAGAGGCTGTACACCTAAAACAcacgaaccaaaaaaaaactaaattttaatgaGACTACACAATTTTCAGACCACACAACAACAAATGAACCTCTTACACCGCAAAGCTAAGTTTATTTCTACCTATAAGATtcaataaatgttttttttaattcaataaaTGTTAATATCATAACATTAACATGTAACACTAACACGATCAAAAACCAAAGTAGGAACCACCTTTAAGGAAATAATCAGAGGAAGGCCATCCGCGAGACGAATTAGTGGAGAGAGATTCCTCGTCCGTCAACGGATTAGCCAGCTTGGCGACGAGCTGAGCGATCCCATGAGTCTGAGATCCAGATCCAGGAGGCGGGACCCAATACGACGCACCGGGAACAAACGGGAGCCAATCAGGTGCCGATCGGCGGACAACTATCCGGTGAACGGCGTCCTCCAGCTTCTGAATTAACGGATCCGACGGGGATTGAGACGCGGCGATGTCGAATTCGTAGATATCGCCACGACGGTCGGAGGATTGAGACCGGAAGGACAGGAGGTGTGATGAAGGGAGGAGAGAGGCTGCAGCTGCGGTGAGTCGgtttttagagagagaaagtgataGGGAGAAGGATCGAGCCATCTAGAGAGAGAAATTGAGACAACGGTTTCGGACTTTCTGTGACagagttttggtttggtttttggacacgagttttggtttggtttttggaTAAAAGGTTAAGAAGACAGTTTTCCCCTTTTTTAtcgtaaactttttttttgttttcacgAATTATAAAATGGATAATTATatgggcttattgcaaaagtgactcaaaacttgaattcaaacagaaaactaaccttttcttttgactcattttttttttgagtttttaaccccacatctgcattttatctacgaa is a genomic window containing:
- the LOC108830667 gene encoding uncharacterized protein LOC108830667, with the protein product MARSFSLSLSLSKNRLTAAAASLLPSSHLLSFRSQSSDRRGDIYEFDIAASQSPSDPLIQKLEDAVHRIVVRRSAPDWLPFVPGASYWVPPPGSGSQTHGIAQLVAKLANPLTDEESLSTNSSRGWPSSDYFLKGVQPLLIETKTETTSNAESHSEDEEG